The Falco peregrinus isolate bFalPer1 chromosome 9, bFalPer1.pri, whole genome shotgun sequence genome includes a window with the following:
- the LOC101912999 gene encoding perilipin-3-like produces MASAIPDKEEAAKTSLEVQEEEQQDAVNQVANMTLVSSACDMASAVYASTKVNHPYIGSLCDAAEKGVKSVTEATASCVQPVLTTLEPHVAAAGEHASKCLDELGGKLQLLQKPVEQIISDTKELVSSRVADAKGAVSSKVAEVMGVTKETLESGMEAARSAVASSVGMAMDSRVGQRAVSGAEAVLGRAEDNSLPIGNEELAKLAASEDGADMMSVEQQQEKRRYFVRLGSLPDELRPFAYLQSTAKLKQVWQGMREALTQLHCVIELIEVLKQGFNQKLQEGQKKLHQMWLDWGMKSSQESGHESSAEPEELESLALLMACTITQHLQITCCRTVSVIQGLPSNLQDKVKQSFRAIEELHTAFLAANSLQDLSSSVLTQSQRKLAVIQEYMEELLDYLKSNIPLSWLVGPFCPREEEETLQEDEPLQEKEIEAAGAGHHEASTTLM; encoded by the exons atGGCCTCAGCTATACCTGACAAAGAGGAAGCTGCCAAGACCTCCCTGGAGGtgcaggaagaggagcagcag GATGCAGTAAACCAGGTGGCTAACATGACCTTGGTCAGCTCTGCCTGTGACATGGCTTCTGCGGTTTATGCCTCAACAAAGGTGAACCACCCCTACATCGGATCTCTGTGTgatgcagcagagaaaggagtGAAGAGTGTGACTGAAGCCACAGCCAGCTGCGTGCAACCAGTTCTGACTACACTGGAACCTCATG TTGCTGCAGCAGGTGAGCATGCCTCCAAGTGTTTGGATGAACTAGGTGGAAAACTCCAACTCCTTCAAAAGCCAGTGGAACAG ATTATCTCTGACACAAAAGAGCTGGTATCATCCAGAGTGGCTGATGCAAAGGGTGCTGTGAGCAGCAAAGTGGCAGAGGTGATGGGTGTAACAAAGGAGACTCTGGAGAGTGGCATGGAGGCGGCCAGATCTGCAGTGGCCAGCAGTGTGGGGATGGCTATGGACTCCAGAGTGGGCCAGAGGGCTGTAAGTGGAGCagaagctgtgctggggagagcagaAGACAACTCCCTTCCTATTGGAAATGAGGAACTAG CCAAACTGGCAGCATCTGAGGACGGTGCAGACATGATGtctgtggagcagcagcaggagaagaggaggtACTTTGTGCGGCTGGGGTCTCTCCCTGACGAACTTCGCCCGTTTGCCTACTTGCAGTCAACAGCCAAACTGAAGCAGGTCTGGCAGGGCATGCGGGAGGCCCTCACACAGCTTCACTGTGTCATTGAACTG ATTGAGGTGTTGAAGCAGGGATTTAATCAAAAGCTTCAGGAGGGGCAGAAGAAACTACACCAGATGTGGCTGGACTGGGGTATGAAGTCTTCCCAAGAGAGTGGACATGAAAGTTCTGCAGAGCCAGAG GAGCTGGAGTCTCTGGCCCTGCTCATGGCATGCACTATCACACAGCACCTGCAAATCACCTGTTGTAGAACAGTGTCTGTGATCCAAGGCCTTCCCTCAAACCTTCAGGATAAGGTGAAACAATCTTTTAGAGCCATAGAGGAGCTTCACACTGCTTTCTTGGCAGCAAACTCTCTCCAGGACTTGTCCAGCAGTGTCTTGACCCAGAGCCAGAGGAAGCTGGCTGTGATCCAGGAGTACATGGAGGAGCTGCTAGACTACCTGAAGAGCAACATACCTCTGTCCTGGCTGGTAGGACCCTTCTGccccagggaggaggaggaaacatTGCAGGAGGATGAACCTTTGCAGGAGAAGGAGAtagaggcagcaggagcagggcatcATGAGGCCTCTACCACCCtcatgtaa